The Mycolicibacterium flavescens genome has a segment encoding these proteins:
- the fadD_13 gene encoding acyl-CoA synthetase (AMP-forming)/AMP-acid ligase II yields MSDLTDRHDPHFLDERLAHWAETKPDAEAMTFLDRSWTWSEWNERVRRLAGALQQRGVQRGDVVAFLDKNHPACVELTIAAASLGAATAIINFRLAADEIDYVLADSGAKLLIVGTELKPTIEKIRGKLTNVEHLIEVTPEGGGGDGDEYEAMLADATPVNRSDDVEPDDVAIIMYSSGTTGRPKGVQITQANLIAHTINAHNGWGFDEGDKSMVSMPLFHVGGSSYVQFGIHDGVPTVMTREVDGAALAGAILKGANRTFLVPAVLAKVLESGEDAVKLFGALKTFVYGASPMPLPLLRAALQAWPETDFIQVYGLTEVCGVISQLLPDDHRSGPEDRLVSAGRVIPGAEVRVVDPDTLNDVPAGEQGELWFRTPQLMKGYHNKPEATAEAITDDGWFRTGDIGRIDEDGYIFVEDRLKDMIISGGENIYSIEVERVIAEHPAVTDVAVIGVPDEKWGEVVKAVVSVEDSVAPEDLIAWCRERLAAYKCPKTVDITDELPRNPTGKILKKELRKPYWEGRDRATV; encoded by the coding sequence ATGTCTGACCTCACTGACCGGCATGACCCGCACTTTCTCGACGAACGGCTCGCGCACTGGGCCGAGACCAAACCCGACGCCGAGGCGATGACCTTCCTCGACCGCAGCTGGACATGGTCGGAATGGAACGAGCGGGTGCGCCGCCTGGCGGGTGCACTACAGCAGCGCGGCGTCCAACGCGGCGACGTGGTGGCCTTCCTCGACAAGAACCACCCGGCCTGCGTCGAGTTGACCATCGCCGCAGCGTCGCTGGGCGCCGCGACCGCGATCATCAACTTTCGGCTGGCCGCCGATGAGATCGACTACGTGCTCGCCGACTCGGGAGCCAAGCTGTTGATCGTGGGCACGGAGTTGAAGCCGACGATCGAGAAGATCCGCGGCAAGCTCACCAACGTCGAACACCTCATCGAGGTGACACCCGAGGGCGGTGGCGGTGACGGTGACGAGTACGAGGCGATGCTCGCCGACGCGACACCGGTCAACCGCAGCGACGACGTAGAACCCGACGACGTCGCGATCATCATGTACTCCTCAGGGACGACGGGGCGCCCGAAGGGTGTGCAGATCACCCAGGCCAACCTGATCGCGCACACCATCAACGCGCACAACGGCTGGGGCTTCGACGAAGGCGACAAGAGCATGGTGTCGATGCCGCTCTTCCACGTCGGAGGATCGTCCTACGTGCAGTTCGGCATTCACGACGGTGTGCCGACGGTCATGACACGCGAGGTCGACGGCGCCGCGCTGGCCGGCGCAATCCTCAAGGGCGCCAACCGAACCTTCCTGGTTCCCGCGGTGCTGGCCAAGGTGTTGGAGTCCGGCGAGGATGCGGTCAAGTTGTTCGGGGCACTGAAGACCTTCGTGTACGGTGCGTCGCCGATGCCGTTGCCGCTGCTGCGCGCGGCATTGCAGGCTTGGCCCGAAACCGATTTCATCCAGGTGTACGGGCTGACCGAGGTATGCGGGGTGATCAGCCAGCTGCTGCCCGACGACCACCGCTCCGGTCCCGAGGACCGGCTGGTCAGCGCGGGACGGGTGATCCCCGGCGCCGAGGTTCGCGTGGTCGACCCGGACACACTGAACGACGTACCGGCCGGTGAGCAGGGTGAATTGTGGTTCCGCACACCGCAACTGATGAAGGGCTACCACAACAAGCCCGAGGCAACGGCAGAAGCGATCACCGACGACGGCTGGTTCCGCACCGGAGACATCGGCCGCATCGACGAGGACGGTTACATCTTCGTCGAGGACCGTCTCAAGGACATGATCATCTCCGGCGGCGAGAACATCTACTCCATCGAGGTAGAGCGCGTCATCGCCGAACATCCCGCCGTGACCGACGTCGCGGTGATCGGCGTGCCCGATGAGAAGTGGGGCGAGGTGGTCAAGGCCGTTGTGTCGGTCGAGGATTCGGTAGCGCCGGAAGACCTCATCGCGTGGTGCCGGGAACGACTCGCGGCCTACAAGTGCCCGAAGACGGTCGACATCACCGATGAGTTGCCGCGCAATCCGACGGGCAAGATCCTGAAGAAGGAACTGCGCAAACCGTACTGGGAGGGCCGCGACCGCGCGACCGTCTAG
- a CDS encoding membrane-associated protein, translating to MSAQIHARHAAPDPLATLRTPRFWLSPIVIALTVFSALAALYLAGILNPTTNLRHFPLAVVNADAGPLGRQVVDDLIAGLDRGQFDLRVVSAEEADRQLGTAQIYGKVQIPQNFSAEVDQLGAGALRPGSLTRPTVTITVNPRASELGASIAGMALGKAVREINAGLGQKLSTQVVREAGAPLPGGVSLALSSPINVVVNDADPLPSGTGNGLSAFYYALLLLLAGFTGSIIVSSLVDSMLGFVPAEMGPVYRFAEQVKISRFQTLLVKWLFMVILAALTSAIYIAIGAALGMPVPNVWTLWLYGAFTITAVGITATSLIAALGSMGLLVNLFIFVMLGLPSNGATIPLEAAPSIFGVLARFEPMHQVFLGARALLYFDGRADAGLTHALVMTTVGLAIGLTIGVSVTRFYDRRGLRRAHAPGEAVTPNSGNLD from the coding sequence ATGTCGGCACAAATTCACGCTCGGCACGCCGCTCCCGATCCGCTCGCGACGTTGCGCACCCCGCGGTTCTGGTTGTCACCGATAGTCATTGCGCTGACGGTATTTTCAGCGCTCGCAGCTCTCTATTTGGCCGGCATACTCAATCCGACGACCAACCTGCGACATTTCCCTCTGGCTGTCGTCAACGCCGACGCCGGTCCGCTCGGTAGGCAGGTCGTCGACGATCTGATCGCGGGCCTCGACCGCGGACAGTTCGATTTACGGGTCGTCTCCGCCGAGGAGGCCGATCGACAACTGGGCACCGCGCAGATCTATGGCAAGGTGCAAATCCCGCAGAACTTTTCGGCCGAGGTTGACCAGCTCGGTGCGGGCGCCTTGCGACCCGGGTCGCTGACCCGCCCTACTGTCACGATCACGGTCAATCCGCGCGCGAGCGAACTTGGTGCGAGCATCGCCGGAATGGCGTTGGGTAAGGCCGTTCGTGAAATCAATGCGGGGTTGGGGCAGAAGTTGTCCACCCAGGTAGTGCGTGAGGCCGGCGCGCCGTTGCCGGGTGGGGTGTCGTTGGCTCTGTCGAGTCCGATCAACGTCGTGGTGAACGACGCCGACCCTCTGCCCAGCGGTACCGGCAATGGGCTATCGGCGTTCTACTACGCGCTGCTGTTGCTGCTCGCGGGCTTCACCGGCAGCATCATCGTCAGTTCGCTGGTCGACTCCATGTTGGGTTTCGTGCCCGCCGAGATGGGCCCGGTCTACCGGTTCGCCGAACAGGTGAAAATCTCCCGCTTCCAGACGCTTCTGGTCAAGTGGCTCTTCATGGTGATACTCGCGGCTCTCACCTCAGCGATATACATCGCTATCGGGGCCGCCTTGGGCATGCCGGTGCCCAACGTGTGGACTCTGTGGCTGTACGGTGCGTTCACTATCACCGCGGTCGGAATCACCGCTACTTCGCTGATCGCCGCACTGGGTTCGATGGGTCTGCTCGTCAACCTCTTCATATTCGTGATGCTGGGTCTGCCGTCCAACGGCGCGACCATCCCCCTAGAGGCAGCACCGTCGATCTTCGGAGTATTAGCGAGATTTGAGCCGATGCACCAAGTCTTTCTCGGCGCTCGTGCGCTGCTCTACTTCGACGGGCGCGCGGACGCAGGACTCACTCATGCACTCGTGATGACGACCGTCGGCCTAGCCATCGGCCTGACCATCGGTGTGTCCGTCACCCGCTTCTACGACCGCCGGGGGCTGCGCCGGGCGCATGCCCCGGGGGAGGCCGTGACACCGAACTCGGGCAATCTCGACTGA
- the nfdA_3 gene encoding putative TIM-barrel fold metal-dependent hydrolase: protein MPADLVIRGTVLTVDENQPTAEALAVSDGRIVAVGSRNEIDGWIGPGTETRDVDGCVMPGFVEAHGHPLMEAIVLSERMVDIRPVTLPIADDVVAAIRAEVAKRGGEGAYLNGWDPLLQAGLPEPTLAWLDDVASDTPLVIVHNSGHKAYFNSATAQRFGLTRDTPDPKGARYGRDVNGDLDGTAEETGAVFSLLAGVIDPADYPAMLHSELRRLNSVGLTTCSEMAFDPVFRPVVEQLRADLTVRLRLYEISNAQMATDATPANGDDLLRQVGIKIWVDGSPWIGNIDLSFPYLDTDATRTIGVAPGSCGHANYTGEQLTEIVHAYFPNGWPMACHVQGDAGVDTILDVYEEALRRWPRDDHRLRLEHVGAIRDDQLQRAHDLGVTCSIFVDQIHYWGDIIVDGLFGVEHGSRWMPCGSAVATGMRISLHNDPPVTPEEPLRNISVAATRTAPSGRVVGPEQRISVEAAIRAQTLDAAYQLFADDVIGSLEVGKYADMVTVSADPRTVPPEQIADLDITATFLAGRQVFGG from the coding sequence ATGCCCGCTGACCTAGTCATCCGTGGAACCGTCCTGACGGTCGACGAGAATCAGCCGACTGCCGAGGCGCTCGCGGTGAGCGACGGCCGCATCGTCGCGGTCGGTAGCCGCAACGAGATCGATGGCTGGATCGGTCCGGGCACCGAGACCCGCGACGTTGACGGTTGCGTGATGCCCGGATTCGTCGAGGCACACGGTCATCCGCTGATGGAGGCCATTGTGTTGTCCGAGCGCATGGTCGACATCCGGCCGGTCACGCTGCCGATCGCCGACGACGTCGTCGCCGCGATCCGGGCCGAGGTCGCCAAACGTGGTGGCGAGGGCGCGTACCTCAACGGCTGGGATCCGCTGCTGCAGGCCGGATTACCGGAGCCGACGCTGGCCTGGCTCGACGACGTCGCATCCGATACCCCTTTGGTGATCGTGCACAACTCAGGGCACAAGGCCTACTTCAACAGCGCTACCGCCCAGCGCTTCGGGCTCACCCGCGACACCCCCGACCCCAAGGGTGCCCGGTACGGCCGGGATGTCAACGGTGACCTCGACGGCACCGCCGAGGAGACCGGAGCGGTGTTCAGCCTGCTGGCAGGAGTTATCGATCCCGCCGACTACCCCGCGATGCTGCACTCAGAACTGCGCAGGCTGAACAGCGTGGGGCTGACAACGTGTTCGGAGATGGCGTTCGATCCGGTCTTCCGTCCGGTGGTCGAGCAACTGCGCGCCGACCTGACCGTCCGGTTGCGGCTCTACGAGATCTCCAACGCTCAGATGGCCACAGACGCGACACCAGCCAACGGCGACGACCTTCTGCGTCAGGTCGGCATCAAGATCTGGGTCGACGGGTCGCCCTGGATCGGCAATATCGATCTGTCGTTCCCGTATCTCGACACCGACGCCACCCGCACGATCGGTGTCGCACCTGGCTCCTGCGGCCACGCGAACTACACCGGCGAACAGCTCACCGAGATCGTGCACGCCTACTTTCCGAATGGCTGGCCGATGGCGTGTCACGTACAGGGCGACGCCGGGGTCGACACAATTCTGGATGTCTATGAGGAAGCGCTGCGGCGCTGGCCGCGCGACGATCACCGGCTCCGGTTGGAGCACGTCGGCGCCATCCGAGACGATCAGCTGCAGCGTGCTCACGATCTCGGCGTCACCTGCAGCATCTTTGTCGATCAGATCCACTACTGGGGCGACATCATCGTCGATGGGTTGTTCGGTGTCGAACACGGAAGTCGTTGGATGCCATGTGGGTCCGCAGTTGCCACCGGTATGCGGATCTCGCTGCACAACGATCCGCCCGTCACGCCGGAGGAGCCGTTGCGCAATATCAGTGTCGCCGCGACACGTACGGCGCCGAGCGGACGGGTGGTCGGCCCGGAACAACGGATCTCAGTCGAGGCGGCCATCAGGGCGCAGACTCTGGACGCCGCCTACCAGTTGTTCGCCGACGACGTCATCGGCTCGCTGGAGGTGGGCAAGTACGCCGACATGGTGACGGTGTCGGCCGACCCACGCACCGTGCCCCCCGAGCAGATCGCGGACCTCGACATCACGGCGACGTTCTTGGCAGGTCGGCAGGTATTCGGCGGATGA
- a CDS encoding DGPFAETKE family protein — protein sequence MARYMLIMRVSPEAEAGFAESDIDFSEIIEQMGRYNEELIKAGVMLAGEGLTGPEDGFVVDFDSDPPVVTDGPYTEAKELFNGFWIIDVSSKEEAKQWAQKCPLGPGVRLEVRLIGETDQFPQDNPWIQKEIQWRADLAEKAAEQARKAAGR from the coding sequence ATGGCACGGTACATGCTGATCATGCGAGTGAGCCCCGAAGCCGAGGCCGGATTCGCCGAGTCCGACATCGACTTCAGCGAGATCATCGAACAAATGGGCCGGTACAACGAGGAGCTGATCAAGGCCGGTGTGATGCTTGCCGGTGAGGGCCTGACCGGGCCGGAGGACGGCTTCGTCGTCGACTTCGACTCCGATCCGCCGGTGGTGACCGACGGCCCGTACACCGAGGCCAAGGAATTGTTCAACGGCTTCTGGATCATCGACGTCTCGTCGAAGGAGGAGGCCAAGCAGTGGGCCCAGAAGTGCCCCCTGGGGCCTGGTGTCAGGCTGGAGGTTCGGCTGATCGGCGAGACCGACCAGTTCCCGCAGGATAATCCCTGGATCCAGAAGGAGATCCAGTGGCGCGCTGACCTCGCTGAGAAGGCGGCGGAGCAGGCCCGCAAGGCCGCGGGCCGCTGA
- a CDS encoding Protein of uncharacterised function (DUF3253): protein MSTDARQRLRETILKLSRERGPDKTICPSDAARVVGGDDWRDLMDDARETARDLARDGDVEITQKGEVLDPNAVWRGPIRIRAT, encoded by the coding sequence GTGAGCACCGACGCCAGGCAGCGGCTGCGCGAGACGATCCTGAAGCTCTCCCGTGAACGCGGCCCGGACAAGACGATCTGCCCCTCGGATGCGGCCCGCGTTGTCGGTGGTGACGACTGGCGCGACCTGATGGACGACGCCCGCGAAACCGCTCGCGACCTTGCCCGCGACGGTGACGTTGAGATCACCCAGAAAGGTGAGGTGCTCGACCCGAACGCGGTGTGGCGCGGACCCATCCGGATCCGCGCCACCTAA
- a CDS encoding conserved secreted protein — translation MRLLSPALAAVAMVTAMVAVAPAASASAPSFCGELGGQWDGQFCSTSVVSERKATRNIKMALPGDLVDNPTIREYLTNLMNNWRNAARMTAHDSFGEEHFQIFQHGGAMTIVFHEMYSGTVGTDALSHPNAPIISDAYRTFTFADGRRLQLGDLFKSGVDHMGEIPRLGAPFIVAALDAAPPPHQPGTYPFTPDRWTPDKVFSGAYKAWALTPDELILFMPDYPVGRDRPINFSPGLPQWAMDGGTVQAHIPLSALAPILRPEFGGN, via the coding sequence ATGCGATTGCTGAGCCCGGCACTGGCAGCGGTGGCCATGGTGACCGCGATGGTGGCCGTCGCGCCCGCCGCGTCTGCGTCGGCGCCCTCATTCTGCGGCGAGCTGGGCGGTCAGTGGGACGGCCAGTTCTGCAGCACGTCGGTGGTCTCGGAGCGCAAGGCGACGCGCAACATCAAGATGGCGTTGCCCGGCGATCTCGTGGACAACCCGACGATCCGCGAGTATCTGACCAACCTGATGAACAACTGGCGCAACGCCGCGAGGATGACGGCGCACGACAGCTTCGGCGAGGAGCACTTCCAGATCTTCCAGCATGGCGGCGCGATGACGATCGTCTTTCACGAGATGTACTCGGGGACGGTCGGTACCGACGCCCTCTCACATCCGAACGCGCCGATCATCAGCGACGCCTACCGCACCTTCACCTTCGCCGATGGCCGGCGGCTGCAACTGGGAGACCTGTTCAAATCGGGTGTCGACCACATGGGCGAGATCCCGCGCCTGGGTGCGCCGTTCATCGTCGCCGCACTCGACGCCGCACCCCCGCCGCACCAACCTGGCACTTATCCGTTCACCCCGGACCGCTGGACCCCCGACAAGGTGTTTTCCGGTGCGTACAAAGCATGGGCGCTCACTCCAGATGAGCTGATCCTCTTCATGCCTGACTACCCGGTGGGCCGCGATCGACCGATCAACTTCAGCCCGGGGCTCCCGCAGTGGGCGATGGACGGCGGCACCGTGCAGGCCCACATCCCGCTGTCGGCGCTCGCACCGATTCTGCGCCCCGAATTCGGCGGTAACTGA
- a CDS encoding membrane protein, translating to MPVSTDRDHETDKPGAGDQTAESETAPADDTNEIRADDDSGNDSGDDETAARNWRRPALRGALVLAFVTLLGTTGFLGWQLWQERQVAQAGEQARAAAVTYAQVLTSIDSAKVDENFDAVLDGATGEFKDMYSQSSSQLRQLLIDNKASAHGVVLESAVQSAAKDRVVVLLFVDQSVSNTNVPDPRIDRSRIKMTMENVDGRWRASKVELP from the coding sequence ATGCCCGTGAGTACCGACCGAGACCACGAGACCGACAAGCCCGGCGCCGGGGACCAGACGGCGGAGTCCGAAACCGCCCCGGCCGATGACACTAACGAGATCCGTGCCGACGACGACTCCGGCAACGACTCCGGCGACGACGAAACCGCCGCACGCAACTGGCGCCGCCCGGCACTGCGCGGGGCCCTGGTCCTGGCGTTCGTGACACTGCTCGGGACAACCGGATTCCTCGGTTGGCAACTGTGGCAGGAGCGTCAGGTCGCGCAGGCCGGCGAACAGGCCCGGGCGGCAGCGGTGACCTACGCACAGGTCTTGACGAGCATCGATTCGGCGAAGGTCGACGAGAACTTCGATGCGGTGCTCGATGGGGCGACCGGCGAGTTCAAGGATATGTACTCACAATCCAGCAGCCAGCTGCGCCAATTGCTGATCGACAACAAAGCATCTGCTCACGGGGTGGTGCTCGAATCGGCGGTCCAGTCCGCCGCCAAGGACAGGGTGGTCGTGCTGCTGTTCGTCGACCAGTCCGTCTCCAACACCAACGTGCCCGATCCACGCATCGATCGAAGCCGCATCAAGATGACGATGGAGAACGTCGACGGACGTTGGCGGGCAAGCAAAGTCGAACTGCCGTAA
- a CDS encoding organic solvent resistance ABC transporter periplasmic protein → MIAGAADRIVGLVRLGYRRRAWLSALALVMTLVVATAYLLFGALQVNPLASTYRLTVELPASAGLLPNQDVTLRGVRIGRVERLDLTPSGVNAVVTVDSTTQIPKSSDVRVSGLSPAGEQYIDFVPEEQTGPFLADGAVVGQGRATIPVSLAELLANADGALAQADTEKLELIRRELSLSEAGPQKLADIVDGGTFLLSTLDSVLPETSSLLRTSQVVFTLVADKNPGIEVASDNLSESFVGINKMRDGYRRLTDQTPGVLNHVDNLFIDNSDTMVQLLGNLSTTSRLLYLRVPALNALFPKHRTSVLDALGAAMHSGGLWGTAEIYPRYTCDYGTPKLPPSNADYPEPFMYTYCRDDHPGVLVRGAKNAPRPAGDDTAGPPPGADLGRQMDPTPKGRYTIPTPYGGPTLPIEPPR, encoded by the coding sequence ATGATCGCCGGGGCCGCCGACCGCATCGTCGGTCTCGTCCGGCTCGGCTACCGCCGCCGTGCCTGGTTGTCGGCGCTGGCATTGGTCATGACGCTCGTGGTGGCCACCGCGTATCTGTTGTTCGGTGCGCTGCAGGTGAATCCGCTCGCGTCGACTTACCGGCTCACCGTCGAACTGCCGGCGTCCGCGGGGTTGTTGCCCAATCAGGACGTGACGCTGCGGGGGGTGCGGATCGGGCGGGTCGAAAGGCTCGACCTCACACCCAGCGGCGTCAACGCGGTCGTGACCGTCGACTCGACGACGCAGATACCGAAATCGTCCGACGTGCGGGTCTCGGGGCTCTCACCGGCCGGTGAGCAGTACATCGACTTCGTTCCCGAGGAGCAGACGGGTCCGTTCCTTGCGGACGGCGCAGTGGTCGGGCAGGGCAGGGCCACGATTCCGGTCAGCCTGGCCGAGCTGCTCGCCAACGCCGACGGCGCGCTGGCCCAGGCGGACACCGAGAAACTCGAACTCATCAGAAGAGAACTGAGCCTCAGCGAAGCCGGTCCGCAGAAACTGGCCGACATCGTCGACGGCGGCACCTTCTTGTTGTCCACCCTCGATTCGGTCCTGCCCGAGACGAGTTCCCTGTTGCGCACCAGCCAGGTGGTGTTCACGCTCGTCGCCGACAAGAACCCCGGAATCGAGGTTGCCTCAGACAATCTCAGCGAGAGCTTCGTCGGCATCAACAAGATGCGCGACGGCTATCGCCGGCTCACCGACCAGACGCCAGGCGTCCTGAACCACGTCGACAACCTGTTCATCGACAACTCCGACACCATGGTGCAGTTGCTGGGCAATCTGAGCACCACGTCCCGGTTGCTCTACCTGCGGGTGCCGGCGCTGAACGCGCTGTTCCCGAAACATCGCACATCGGTGCTCGACGCGCTCGGCGCCGCGATGCACAGCGGCGGATTGTGGGGGACCGCCGAGATCTATCCCCGTTACACCTGCGACTACGGCACGCCCAAGCTGCCCCCGTCGAACGCGGACTACCCCGAACCGTTCATGTACACCTACTGCCGCGACGACCACCCCGGAGTCCTGGTGCGCGGGGCCAAGAACGCGCCACGACCCGCCGGAGACGACACCGCTGGGCCGCCCCCGGGTGCCGACCTCGGCCGACAGATGGACCCAACCCCGAAGGGGCGCTACACGATTCCGACGCCCTACGGCGGCCCGACGCTTCCCATCGAGCCGCCGCGCTGA
- a CDS encoding virulence factor Mce family protein, translating into MGAVRNRRLAAALATSACLVVSGCATEGLASLPLPAPSVGSGGYRVTAVFSNALNLPANAKVKLAGADVGEMESMVARNYTAVTTLRIMDGVQLPQGSTAELRSATPLGDVFVAIKPPSPVEPGTPLLTDGDTIPLESTTAAATVESVLGSAAILVNGGAVRNFTNIINGLGKATGDEGQAFGALIRKTNDTLGTLNARSDEISTAMTETSRLANSIAAKNQVIADVMAEARPATDTLAAHTTQIADLVQQLGDVSNQMRKFPSIAGTDTSGRSVIADANTVARAWNDVALAPGATLYALNRLMPPFLKTLTSSSIALDASVDRLVLGSIPDIGYAGDPGLHGPKRHDWHQLVGTLQYTLFRLQERIVGRGPGVPQVPVIPSPTEPGEIIVAPQHGPQPAAAPGQAPPAAAPGQAPPAAPQATPPSPAPLPAEAPR; encoded by the coding sequence ATGGGCGCCGTCCGGAACCGCCGCCTGGCAGCGGCCCTTGCCACGAGCGCGTGCCTTGTCGTCTCCGGCTGCGCCACCGAAGGTTTGGCGAGTCTGCCGCTGCCGGCACCCAGTGTGGGCTCAGGCGGATACCGGGTGACCGCGGTGTTCTCCAACGCACTGAACCTGCCGGCGAACGCCAAGGTCAAGTTGGCCGGCGCCGATGTCGGTGAGATGGAGTCGATGGTGGCCCGCAACTACACCGCGGTCACCACGTTGCGAATCATGGACGGGGTGCAATTGCCGCAGGGCAGCACCGCTGAATTGCGTTCTGCCACACCGCTTGGGGACGTGTTTGTGGCGATCAAGCCACCGAGCCCCGTCGAACCCGGCACGCCGCTGCTCACGGACGGGGACACCATCCCCCTGGAGTCGACGACGGCCGCGGCGACGGTCGAATCGGTGTTGGGTTCGGCCGCGATCCTGGTCAACGGCGGTGCGGTGCGGAACTTCACCAACATCATCAACGGCCTGGGCAAGGCGACCGGTGACGAGGGCCAGGCGTTCGGCGCCCTCATCCGCAAGACCAACGACACGCTCGGCACGCTCAACGCGCGTTCGGACGAGATTTCGACCGCGATGACCGAGACCTCGCGGTTGGCCAACTCGATCGCCGCCAAGAACCAGGTGATCGCCGACGTGATGGCCGAAGCCCGCCCGGCCACCGACACGTTGGCGGCCCACACCACCCAGATCGCCGATCTCGTACAACAACTCGGCGATGTCTCGAACCAGATGCGTAAGTTCCCGTCGATTGCGGGTACCGATACCAGCGGCCGCAGCGTCATCGCGGACGCCAATACCGTTGCGCGCGCGTGGAACGACGTCGCACTGGCTCCCGGTGCCACCCTCTACGCGCTCAACCGGCTGATGCCGCCGTTCCTCAAGACGTTGACCAGTAGCTCGATCGCGCTGGACGCCAGCGTCGACCGGTTGGTCCTCGGGTCCATCCCCGATATCGGATACGCCGGTGACCCAGGCCTGCACGGGCCCAAACGCCACGACTGGCATCAGCTGGTGGGCACACTGCAATACACGTTGTTCCGGCTGCAGGAACGAATCGTGGGCAGGGGGCCAGGGGTGCCGCAGGTCCCGGTGATCCCCAGCCCGACGGAACCCGGTGAGATCATCGTGGCTCCCCAGCATGGACCCCAGCCGGCCGCCGCTCCTGGGCAGGCGCCGCCGGCCGCCGCTCCTGGGCAAGCGCCGCCGGCCGCGCCCCAGGCGACACCGCCGTCGCCTGCCCCGCTACCCGCCGAGGCTCCACGATGA
- a CDS encoding virulence factor Mce family protein, producing the protein MKSTRSKIIAAVAVGLVVALAAAVVVVKFAMDQLDTITVTAQFDSAAGLYEGNVVAVLGMPVGKVTKITTKGGYVEVDFTVDKDVKVPADVQAATISNSILTDRQIELTPPYRDGPTLQNHDTIGLNRTRTPVEFARVLDVLDKLALSLRGDGKGDGPIADVVDASAAIVDGNGQQMKDALGELSHALRLSADRGTVTKDQLTTIVRNVSSLSEAAARNDSMMREFGSSVRALSQILADEDLGSGTTGKKINEVLTNTGEVLEKHRESIKDLVANGDIVLNATTDHERDLMEFLDLAPMTLDNLYNVADQKNGALRVKVVTDKVLFDNQLIKEVCNMMGLRQLGCSTGTLQDFGPDFGLTYMLDGLAAMGQK; encoded by the coding sequence GTGAAAAGCACCAGGTCCAAGATCATCGCGGCCGTCGCCGTTGGCCTCGTCGTGGCCCTGGCCGCGGCCGTCGTCGTGGTCAAGTTCGCCATGGATCAGCTCGATACCATCACCGTCACCGCCCAATTCGACAGCGCCGCCGGGCTTTACGAGGGCAATGTGGTCGCCGTCCTCGGGATGCCGGTGGGCAAGGTCACCAAGATCACCACGAAGGGTGGTTACGTCGAGGTCGATTTCACCGTCGACAAGGATGTCAAAGTGCCCGCGGACGTCCAGGCCGCCACCATCTCGAACTCGATCCTCACCGATCGCCAGATCGAGTTGACGCCGCCCTACCGCGACGGCCCCACCCTGCAGAATCACGACACCATCGGTTTGAACCGCACCCGCACACCGGTTGAATTCGCCAGGGTACTCGACGTTCTCGACAAGCTTGCGCTGTCACTGCGTGGTGATGGGAAGGGTGACGGCCCGATCGCCGACGTAGTCGACGCCAGCGCCGCGATCGTCGACGGCAACGGCCAGCAGATGAAGGACGCACTGGGCGAGTTGTCGCACGCGTTGCGGCTCAGCGCCGATCGCGGCACCGTGACGAAGGATCAGCTCACCACCATAGTGCGCAACGTGAGTTCGTTGTCGGAGGCGGCGGCGCGCAACGACTCGATGATGCGGGAGTTCGGTTCTTCCGTGCGGGCCCTGAGTCAGATCCTGGCCGACGAGGATCTCGGCAGTGGCACCACCGGTAAGAAGATCAACGAGGTGCTGACCAACACCGGCGAAGTGTTGGAAAAGCACCGGGAATCCATCAAGGATCTCGTCGCCAACGGCGACATTGTGTTGAACGCCACCACTGACCATGAACGCGATCTGATGGAGTTCCTCGACCTCGCGCCGATGACCCTGGACAACCTGTACAACGTCGCCGACCAGAAGAACGGCGCCCTGCGGGTGAAGGTGGTCACTGACAAGGTCTTGTTCGACAACCAGTTGATCAAGGAGGTCTGCAACATGATGGGCCTGCGCCAGTTGGGTTGCAGCACGGGGACATTACAGGACTTCGGGCCGGATTTCGGGTTGACGTACATGCTCGACGGGCTTGCCGCGATGGGGCAGAAGTGA